In a genomic window of candidate division WOR-3 bacterium:
- a CDS encoding sodium-translocating pyrophosphatase — translation MSPLFWSAPVSAVLALGFALYLALNNLRKEEGTEPMKQVAQAVKEGATAYLKQQYKGVGIFFAIVFVLLGVLALLKLQSPFVPFAFLTGGFFSGLSGFIGMSIGVRCSARTTWASKQSLNSGLRVAFSSGMVMGLVVVGLGLIDISIWYVILNAVYASEPLIHKLELITSTMLAFGIGASSQALFARVGGGIFTKAADVGADLVGKIEAGIPEDDPRNPAVIADNVGDNVGDIAGMGADLYESYVDSIIASMALSVVAFKGTGWEINGILLPMVLAGVGIISSIIGSFFVRAGEKAEQAVLLSALRRGIYGAAGLSAILAFIVTKWLLPNNWSVYWAILSGLLAGVLIGYFTEMFTSDSYSPTRAISAEARTSPATVILEGLSVGMRSAFPIVIVVVVAIITSFYLSGLGSPEIGLYGIGIAAVGMLSTLGITLATDAYGPVADNAGGNAQMTAQEPIVRERTDALDALGNTTAATGKGFAIGSAALTALALIAAYRDEVRIVSQRFLGEIRTLQLSLLNPYLIAGIFAGAVIPMVVSSSILKAVARTASKIADEVRRQFREITGLMEGKAKPDYARAVTICTRAAQKEMLSPALTAIIAPVIAGLLLGPEGVAGFLIGGLASGFCLAIFMANAGGAWDNAKKFIEKGNYGGKGSDAHKASVVGDTVGDPLKDAAGPSLNILLKLQSMVSIVVLGLVLKLSSYMPWLK, via the coding sequence ATGAGCCCATTGTTCTGGAGTGCACCAGTTAGTGCAGTTCTGGCACTGGGGTTTGCTCTTTATCTCGCGTTAAACAACCTGCGTAAAGAAGAAGGCACTGAACCGATGAAACAGGTTGCCCAGGCAGTCAAGGAAGGTGCAACCGCCTATCTGAAACAGCAGTATAAAGGTGTCGGTATTTTCTTTGCAATTGTCTTCGTGCTCTTGGGGGTCCTGGCCCTTCTGAAACTCCAATCGCCTTTTGTACCATTTGCGTTTCTTACCGGCGGTTTCTTCTCCGGACTTTCCGGTTTCATTGGCATGTCAATCGGGGTCCGCTGCAGTGCGCGCACTACCTGGGCGAGCAAGCAAAGTCTCAATTCCGGGCTTCGGGTTGCATTTTCATCCGGTATGGTCATGGGGCTGGTTGTGGTCGGACTGGGACTTATAGATATCTCAATCTGGTATGTGATTCTGAACGCGGTTTATGCATCGGAACCACTGATTCATAAACTTGAACTGATTACTTCAACCATGCTGGCTTTCGGAATCGGTGCCAGTTCTCAGGCGCTCTTTGCCCGAGTTGGCGGTGGCATCTTCACCAAAGCGGCCGATGTCGGTGCGGACCTGGTTGGTAAGATTGAAGCGGGCATTCCCGAAGATGATCCCCGTAACCCGGCAGTCATCGCTGATAATGTCGGTGACAATGTCGGCGATATTGCCGGAATGGGTGCCGACCTTTATGAATCTTATGTTGATTCCATCATCGCCTCCATGGCACTTTCGGTTGTCGCATTCAAAGGCACGGGCTGGGAAATCAACGGTATCCTTCTGCCCATGGTGCTCGCCGGGGTGGGTATAATTTCCTCAATTATCGGCAGCTTTTTTGTCCGGGCAGGTGAAAAGGCTGAGCAGGCGGTACTGCTCAGCGCTCTACGTCGGGGGATCTATGGCGCCGCAGGGCTTTCGGCGATTCTGGCTTTTATTGTGACCAAGTGGTTGTTACCTAATAACTGGTCAGTCTACTGGGCAATCCTTTCCGGACTGCTTGCCGGTGTTTTGATTGGATATTTTACCGAAATGTTCACTTCAGATTCCTATTCCCCGACAAGGGCGATTTCAGCTGAAGCACGAACATCACCGGCAACGGTTATTCTTGAGGGGTTATCCGTTGGTATGCGTTCCGCATTTCCCATTGTAATCGTAGTCGTGGTCGCCATAATTACCAGTTTTTACCTGTCGGGTCTGGGTTCGCCCGAAATCGGGCTTTATGGCATCGGCATCGCTGCAGTGGGCATGCTTTCAACACTTGGAATTACTCTGGCAACCGATGCCTACGGCCCGGTTGCTGACAACGCCGGAGGCAATGCGCAGATGACGGCACAGGAACCGATTGTCCGCGAAAGAACCGATGCCCTTGATGCACTGGGAAATACTACTGCCGCGACCGGAAAGGGATTTGCCATCGGTTCTGCTGCTTTAACTGCATTAGCCTTGATCGCAGCCTATCGGGATGAAGTCAGAATAGTCAGTCAGCGATTCTTGGGGGAAATCCGAACTCTCCAACTTTCCTTGCTTAATCCGTATTTAATCGCTGGCATCTTTGCCGGTGCGGTTATTCCGATGGTGGTTTCGTCATCAATCCTCAAGGCGGTAGCGAGGACCGCATCCAAAATCGCAGATGAAGTCCGACGTCAATTCCGTGAGATAACCGGTTTAATGGAAGGAAAGGCAAAACCGGATTATGCACGGGCAGTTACTATCTGCACGAGGGCAGCACAGAAGGAAATGCTCAGTCCTGCTCTGACTGCGATTATTGCCCCGGTCATAGCCGGACTGCTGTTAGGTCCGGAAGGCGTTGCGGGGTTTCTAATCGGCGGCTTGGCAAGCGGTTTCTGCTTGGCAATATTCATGGCTAATGCAGGCGGTGCGTGGGACAATGCGAAAAAATTCATTGAAAAGGGTAACTATGGGGGCAAAGGTTCTGATGCACATAAAGCAAGTGTCGTAGGGGATACAGTTGGCGATCCGCTCAAGGACGCAGCCGGACCATCGTTAAATATTCTGCTAAAACTGCAGTCGATGGTCTCCATTGTTGTCCTGGGTTTGGTGTTAAAGCTATCCTCCTATATGCCGTGGCTTAAATAA
- a CDS encoding peptide chain release factor-like protein gives MKFGVSEQKEKDLLRRMEQLGIREEDLIEKFIRSSGPGGQNVNKVSTGVYLKHIPSGIEVKVTQERSQALNRFLARRLLAEKIEARILKIKTEKEKEIARIRRQKRKRSRRSREKMLKLKHLVAGKKELRRTPAEYL, from the coding sequence ATGAAATTCGGGGTCAGCGAACAGAAGGAAAAAGATTTGCTGAGGCGGATGGAACAGCTGGGAATCAGGGAAGAGGATTTGATTGAGAAATTCATCCGTTCTTCAGGTCCCGGCGGGCAGAATGTTAACAAAGTGTCAACCGGCGTTTACCTGAAACATATTCCTTCCGGTATCGAAGTAAAAGTAACCCAGGAACGTTCGCAGGCACTGAACCGGTTTCTCGCCCGGCGTCTGCTTGCCGAAAAAATTGAAGCCCGGATACTGAAAATCAAGACCGAAAAAGAAAAGGAAATAGCCAGAATACGACGCCAGAAGAGAAAGCGTTCCCGACGCAGCCGGGAAAAAATGCTCAAACTTAAACACCTTGTTGCCGGAAAGAAAGAACTGAGAAGAACTCCAGCTGAATATTTATAA
- the murF gene encoding UDP-N-acetylmuramoyl-tripeptide--D-alanyl-D-alanine ligase, with the protein MEPVRIDEVVMATAGSLTAGKPELVITGVGVDSRSINPGELFIAIKGKRMNGHQFVADAVRRGAAAILVSEPVALPADAPVAVVQVADTREALLDLARWYRSRLKPRVVAITGSNGKTTTKELLAGLLQSRFTVVKARGSYNNDIGVPLTVLAMDHNTQIGIFEIEMNELGGTKKLARVCQPEIGIITNVGDTHLEYMGDRTGVAQEKNELVEMLPETGLAILNYDDSLVRKMSRAGCRTRTFGLNPEADVFAFNIQDFGLSGTQFQLLEKYPIHLSFPGKHNISNFLAAAAAANELGLSWQEISQNARMLTLPTQRLTVKNLSAVTLIDDSFNANPQSMQAALEVLANSTAREFRLAVLGDMLELGSRSAELHRQVGEIAGRIIDRLITVGTLAQLISEGAETAGLPADRIRHYHSSGEVGRELFDFIKPGDTILVKGSRAMAMERITQLIVRFYGEKTD; encoded by the coding sequence GGTTCGCATTGATGAAGTGGTAATGGCGACCGCCGGCTCTCTGACAGCAGGGAAACCGGAACTGGTAATCACCGGCGTAGGGGTTGACAGCCGGAGTATCAACCCGGGAGAACTGTTCATTGCGATTAAAGGCAAGAGAATGAACGGCCATCAGTTTGTTGCGGACGCCGTCAGGAGGGGTGCGGCTGCAATACTCGTATCCGAGCCGGTAGCGTTGCCTGCAGATGCACCGGTAGCTGTTGTTCAGGTCGCCGATACCCGGGAGGCACTTCTGGACCTTGCCCGCTGGTATCGCAGTCGTCTGAAACCGCGGGTAGTGGCAATAACCGGGTCCAATGGTAAAACTACAACCAAAGAGCTTCTTGCCGGCCTGCTACAGTCACGTTTTACCGTTGTAAAAGCCAGGGGAAGTTACAACAATGACATCGGTGTTCCCCTGACGGTGCTGGCAATGGACCACAACACTCAGATTGGGATATTTGAAATTGAAATGAATGAACTGGGGGGAACGAAGAAGCTGGCCCGGGTCTGTCAGCCTGAAATCGGGATTATCACCAATGTCGGCGATACCCATCTGGAGTACATGGGGGATCGGACGGGTGTAGCTCAGGAAAAGAATGAGCTGGTGGAGATGCTGCCGGAGACCGGACTGGCAATTCTGAATTATGATGATTCACTGGTTAGGAAGATGAGCCGGGCCGGGTGCCGAACAAGAACTTTCGGTCTGAATCCTGAGGCGGATGTCTTTGCCTTCAATATTCAGGACTTTGGACTTTCCGGAACCCAGTTTCAATTACTCGAAAAATATCCAATACATCTCTCCTTTCCTGGAAAACATAATATCAGTAATTTTCTGGCAGCTGCTGCCGCTGCCAACGAACTGGGGTTGAGCTGGCAGGAAATTTCACAGAATGCCAGAATGCTGACTTTACCGACACAACGGCTGACAGTCAAAAATCTCTCTGCCGTAACGCTGATTGATGACAGTTTCAATGCCAACCCCCAGTCGATGCAGGCGGCACTGGAGGTTCTAGCAAATTCCACCGCCCGGGAATTTCGACTGGCGGTCCTTGGTGATATGCTCGAGCTGGGAAGCAGGTCAGCTGAACTTCACCGGCAGGTTGGAGAAATTGCCGGCAGAATCATCGACCGGCTCATAACAGTTGGAACGCTGGCACAATTAATATCTGAAGGTGCAGAGACAGCCGGCTTGCCGGCCGATCGTATCAGGCACTATCACTCAAGCGGGGAGGTGGGAAGGGAGCTGTTTGACTTTATCAAACCGGGCGATACAATTCTTGTCAAGGGTTCAAGAGCAATGGCAATGGAAAGGATAACACAGCTGATTGTGAGGTTTTATGGAGAAAAAACCGATTAG
- the accB gene encoding acetyl-CoA carboxylase biotin carboxyl carrier protein has product MEKKPIRYTDTTLRDAHQSLWATRMSLADMLPVLEHLDRVGYWSLEMWGGATFDVSLRYLNEDPWERLKEIRKRIKNTRLQMLLRGQNVVGYRNYPDDVLEEFVQRAADLGIDIFRIFDALNDVRNLEKAVEFVKRAGRHAQGTLCYAISPVHTIEYYVARAREQKDLGIDSICIKDMAGILSPKMAFELVSALKQEFGLEVQVHCHSSSGMAVAAYLKAAEAGADIIDTASAPLSFFTSQPAVETLLACFRETPWEAVLNLEALEIVNQHFERLAAGKCIPGTKAVDSMVIVHQIPGGMASNLLAQLREQKAEHRLPEVLEEVPRVREDLGYPPLVTPTSQIVGVQAVMNVLAGERYKIVPKEVKDYVKGLYGRPPAPIRESIIKKILGDDKPIKGRPADKLEPGMPRARRELTKELVEKEEDYISYALFPEVALKFFQWRKNPVKTEETAPVQEKKTKTETPPAPKPSPEEPGIRRLRALMELSSLHSVTELEWEVGEEKIRIKRQPLETLVSQETSAPTPPQKPSETSPATSQKEAAIPTEPAGSATQIDITTESARPVTAVKTEPITSPMVGTFYSRARPEAPAFVEKGDVVEPGQTLCIVEAMKLMNEIQAEKKCRIIDILVKDGDSVEYGQPLMIVEPL; this is encoded by the coding sequence ATGGAGAAAAAACCGATTAGATACACGGATACTACTCTGAGAGACGCCCATCAATCACTCTGGGCGACGCGGATGAGCCTGGCGGATATGCTGCCCGTATTGGAACACCTGGACCGGGTAGGCTACTGGTCGCTGGAGATGTGGGGTGGGGCAACATTTGATGTCAGTCTGCGTTATTTAAACGAAGACCCCTGGGAAAGACTGAAGGAAATCCGCAAGCGGATTAAAAACACGCGCTTGCAGATGCTGCTGCGCGGCCAGAATGTTGTCGGATATCGTAACTATCCCGATGATGTTCTCGAGGAATTTGTTCAGCGGGCAGCAGATCTGGGCATCGACATTTTCCGTATTTTTGATGCGCTGAATGATGTTCGCAATCTGGAAAAGGCGGTTGAATTTGTCAAAAGGGCGGGCCGGCATGCTCAGGGGACGCTCTGTTATGCCATAAGCCCGGTGCATACTATTGAATACTATGTCGCCCGCGCCCGGGAACAGAAGGACTTGGGTATTGATTCCATTTGCATCAAGGATATGGCGGGTATCCTTTCGCCCAAAATGGCGTTTGAACTGGTGAGCGCTTTGAAGCAGGAATTTGGACTTGAAGTTCAGGTTCACTGCCATTCTTCCAGTGGTATGGCTGTAGCCGCCTATCTCAAGGCGGCTGAAGCGGGTGCCGATATAATTGACACTGCTTCAGCACCGCTTTCCTTCTTTACATCTCAACCGGCAGTGGAAACTCTGCTGGCATGTTTTCGAGAAACACCGTGGGAAGCAGTGCTGAATCTTGAGGCACTGGAAATTGTGAACCAGCATTTTGAACGGCTTGCTGCCGGCAAGTGTATCCCGGGTACCAAAGCAGTCGACTCAATGGTTATTGTCCATCAAATTCCCGGAGGTATGGCTTCCAACCTGCTGGCGCAGTTGAGGGAACAGAAGGCAGAGCACCGTCTGCCCGAGGTTCTGGAGGAAGTACCCCGGGTGCGCGAAGACCTGGGGTATCCGCCCTTGGTAACTCCCACAAGCCAGATTGTTGGTGTTCAGGCAGTGATGAATGTCCTTGCGGGTGAGCGCTACAAAATTGTGCCCAAGGAAGTGAAAGACTACGTTAAGGGACTTTACGGCCGACCGCCGGCTCCGATCCGTGAATCAATCATCAAGAAAATTCTCGGTGATGACAAACCGATTAAAGGACGACCGGCGGATAAGCTGGAACCCGGGATGCCCCGGGCACGCCGTGAACTGACAAAGGAACTGGTAGAGAAGGAAGAGGATTATATCAGCTATGCTCTGTTTCCTGAGGTGGCACTGAAGTTCTTTCAATGGCGCAAGAATCCGGTAAAAACAGAAGAAACGGCACCTGTGCAGGAAAAAAAGACGAAAACCGAGACGCCCCCGGCTCCCAAACCTTCACCGGAAGAACCCGGTATCAGAAGATTACGAGCCCTGATGGAACTTTCCAGCCTCCACAGTGTTACCGAATTGGAATGGGAAGTGGGGGAGGAGAAAATCAGGATCAAGCGGCAGCCACTGGAGACATTGGTTTCCCAGGAAACATCGGCTCCAACACCTCCTCAGAAACCTTCCGAAACTTCTCCTGCAACATCACAGAAAGAGGCGGCAATTCCTACCGAACCTGCGGGTTCCGCAACTCAAATTGATATTACAACGGAATCAGCCCGTCCTGTGACTGCAGTTAAAACCGAGCCGATTACGTCTCCAATGGTGGGTACTTTTTATTCCCGGGCACGACCGGAAGCACCGGCATTTGTTGAGAAAGGCGATGTCGTGGAACCGGGACAGACCCTGTGTATCGTGGAAGCGATGAAGCTGATGAACGAAATTCAGGCAGAAAAGAAATGCCGGATTATTGACATTCTGGTGAAGGACGGTGACTCGGTAGAATACGGTCAACCGTTGATGATAGTTGAGCCGCTTTAA